The following coding sequences lie in one Miscanthus floridulus cultivar M001 chromosome 9, ASM1932011v1, whole genome shotgun sequence genomic window:
- the LOC136484228 gene encoding protein neprosin-like yields the protein MAPTRVCLFALVGAVAFLFFLDGAAEARTVGTSSAQRRRQVRSLLRRLNKPPLATIESPDGDIIDCVHISKQPAFDHPLLENHTIQMMPPCHPEGPSNKSNIAPNPFIQTWHQNGKCPENTIPIRRTKEEDVLRVSSIERYGKKWPWSIPNRFSLVDPDTVNVLRGHQHAIASAPEDDNYYGTQATFNLWEPIVERDEGFSLAQFWISSGSYPNNDLNTIEAGWQVYPGLYKDSHTRLFIYWTRDAYNKTGCYNLLCSGFIQTSNQIAIGATNSYLSPVSIYGGSQYDITILVWKDPKEGNWWLQVGGHDLGYWPTSIFSKLAGSAASVEWGGEVASSPDAGQTSTQMGSGHFPEEGFSKTSYVKNIQLVDSTNNLKSPSGVNLLAKWPNCYNVQNGTSADWGTYIFYGGPGKNPNCQ from the exons ATGGCACCAACGCGAGTGTGCTTGTTCGCGCTCGTCGGGGCCGTGGCGTTTCTCTTCTTCTTGGATGGTGCAGCAGAGGCGAGAACTGTGGGGACGTCATCGGCGCAGCGCCGGCGACAGGTTCGAAGCCTCCTCCGGCGGCTCAACAAGCCCCCTCTCGCGACCATTGAG AGCCCAGATGGAGATATCATAGACTGTGTGCACATCTCCAAACAGCCTGCATTCGATCATCCTCTCCTCGAGAACCATACTATCCAG ATGATGCCCCCTTGCCACCCGGAAGGCCCCAGTAATAAGTCAAACATTGCACCCAATCCTTTCATCCAAACATGGCATCAAAATGGCAAGTGCCCAGAGAACACCATACCAATCCGAAGGACAAAAGAAGAGGATGTCCTCAGGGTGAGCTCCATTGAGAGATATGGCAAGAAGTGGCCTTGGAGCATCCCAAACCGTTTTTCCTTGGTTGACCCTGACACGGTGAATGTATTAAGAGGCCACCAG CATGCCATAGCATCTGCACCGGAGGATGACAACTACTATGGTACCCAAGCAACCTTCAATTTGTGGGAACCAATTGTCGAGAGGGACGAAGGATTCAGCTTGGCCCAGTTCTGGATTAGTAGTGGGTCCTACCCAAACAACGACCTCAATACTATAGAAGCAGGATGGCAG GTTTACCCTGGTCTGTATAAGGATAGCCACACAAGACTCTTCATCTACTGGACT CGGGATGCATACAACAAAACAGGATGTTACAATCTACTATGCTCAGGGTTTATACAGACAAGCAACCAGATTGCCATCGGTGCTACCAACTCCTATCTGTCCCCTGTCTCCATCTATGGTGGCTCACAATATGACATCACTATTTTAGTTTGGAAG gaCCCAAAGGAGGGCAATTGGTGGTTGCAAGTGGGAGGCCATGATCTAGGCTACTGGCCAACTTCGATTTTCTCAAAGTTGGCCGGTAGTGCCGCCTCAGTCGAGTGGGGAGGCGAGGTGGCATCGTCACCGGATGCAGGCCAAACATCCACACAGATGGGTAGTGGACACTTTCCTGAGGAAGGGTTCAGCAAGACCAGCTACGTCAAGAACATTCAATTGGTTGATTCGACCAACAATCTCAAATCTCCTAGTGGTGTAAACTTGTTAGCTAAGTGGCCCAATTGCTACAACGTGCAGAATGGTACTAGTGCTGATTGGGGCACTTACATCTTCTATGGAGGACCTGGGAAGAACCCTAACTGCCAATAG